The following proteins are encoded in a genomic region of Tenebrio molitor chromosome 7, icTenMoli1.1, whole genome shotgun sequence:
- the LOC138134411 gene encoding threonine-rich protein-like, which yields MKNELITLFMIISVCHGQTQGTTVNTPAVTEVKGSIIVNNQTDNIPSPTNIPPSHSSTPAPLPPNSTTTAAPTTTKPTTSATTTTEKPTTATTTTTTVKPPTTTTTKTTTTKATQPTTTPKTTPEPTATTTKETPTKSPVTTAAPTPANNRKFDGPSFVGGIVLASGLMAIGFVAFKFYKARTELNYHTL from the exons ATGAAGAACGAATTGATTACATTGTTTATGATAATAAGCGTATGTCATGGGCAAACGCAAG GAACGACCGTAAATACGCCTGCTGTAACTGAGGTTAAGGGCAGTATTATAGTCAACAATCAAACAGATAACATTCCTTCGCCTACAAATATACCCCCAAGTCATTCATCCACACCAGCGCCCCTACCCCCAAACAGTACAACTACCGCAGCTCCTACAA ctaCAAAGCCAACGACATCTGCAACTACGACTACTGAAAAACCAACAacagcaacaacaacaacaacaacagttAAACCACCAACAACAACTACCACAAAAACgacaacaacaaaagcaacTCAACCAACCACAACTCCAAAGACCACTCCAGAACCAACAGCGACAACGACAAAAGAGACTCCAACGAAGTCACCAGTCACAACAGCAGCACCCACCCCCGCCAACAACCGAAAATTTGACGGTCCAAGTTTTGTTGGCGGAATCGTCCTGGCTTCGGGATTGATGGCCATCGGTTTTGTcgcttttaaattttacaaagcaCGCACCGAACTTAATTATCACACTCTGTAA
- the sotv gene encoding exostosin-2, protein MTIHTKITISKVYHYTHNTSLYRSFFFAVFLILIVTTFVGLSRLRISIGDESSKFKKIALVNIRGLPEFRLEGNGVPLPRNPECTHWDCFNIYRCGRTGHDRIAVYVYPPMKYVDDEGFSATELMSREYLALLQAVVNSKYYTANPHEACIFIPSIDTLNQERLRPNLTSRALHSLPFWNNGENHLIFNMVSGTAPDFSPLIELETGKALIAGADFDRYSFRINFDVSIPLYSPVAALGENNQNIHRKRSWLVTSSQLNLDIYYLGVLQKLSYQYSESLLIVDACHNHNYTKRCKENSNEKFSYPALLQDSTFCLIFRGERMGQFVLLEAMAADCIPVVVMDGAVLPFNNVIDWKRAAVFIMENYLHTLMDVLGKISPKRVRQMRETVRFLYNSYFSSVDKITITTLDIIQDRVYPHWSRIYDDWNLRPEEKNTNPLFLPLTAPKSHGFTAVILTYDRVDSLFTLIDRLSRVPSLMKVIVVWNNQKKSPPPLSSFPQIQKPVKVIRTSANKLSNRFYPYNEIETEAILHIDDDIVMLTADEVEFGYEVWREFPDRIVGFPSRTHRWDNVTTSWKYESEWTNEISMVLTGAAFLHKYWSFLYTTAMPANVRDWVDEHMNCEDIAMNFLVANTTNKPPIKVTPRKKFKCPECVNNEMLSADLGHMIERSQCVDRFAKAFGRMPLKSVEFRADPVLFKDPFPEKLKRFNDIGSL, encoded by the exons ATGACTATACATACAAAAATCACAATATCAAAAGTGTACCACTACACCCACAATACGTCTCTCTACAGGAGTTTCTTTTTTGCcgtgtttttaatattaatcgTAACCACATTCGTCGGTCTTTCAAGATTACGTATTAGTATCGGTGATGAATCgtcgaaattcaaaaaaatcgcgtTGGTAAATATCCGAGGCTTGCCAGAATTTAGACTGGAAGGCAACGGGGTTCCGCTGCCGAGGAATCCAGAATGCACCCACTGGGACTGTTTCAACATATACAGATGTGGTCGCACGGGTCATGACAGGATAGCCGTTTATGTGTATCCACCGATGAAATATGTGGATGATGAGGGATTCTCAGCTACAGAACTCATGTCCAGGGAATATTTAGCTTTATTACAGGCTGTGGTCAATTCCAAATATTATACTGCTAATCCTCATGAAGCTTGCATTTTCATTCCATCCATCGATACTTTGAATCAGGAAAGACTCAGGCCCAATCTCACCTCCAGGGCGTTGCACAGTTTGCCTTT CTGGAACAATGGAGAAAATCATCTCATTTTCAACATGGTCTCAGGAACGGCACCTGATTTTTCACCCCTAATCGAATTAGAAACCGGTAAGGCCCTCATAGCCGGCGCCGATTTCGACAGATACTCATTTAGGATAAATTTCGACGTCTCGATTCCGTTGTACAGTCCGGTAGCTGCGTTAGGAGAAAACAATCAGAATATTCATCGtaagag GTCGTGGTTGGTCACGTCTTCCCAGCTAAACCTTGATATTTATTACTTAGGAGTACTACAGAAATTATCATATCAATACAGTGAGTCGCTGTTAATCGTCGATGCCTGCCATAATCATAACTATACTAAGCGTTGCAAGGAGAATTCTAACGAGAAGTTCAGCTATCCTGCGCTCCTGCAGGACAGCACTTTCTGCCTGATATTCAGAGGGGAAAGAATGGGCCAATTCGTACTGTTGGAAGCGATGGCCGCCGATTGTATTCCCGTCGTCGTAATGGATGGAGCCGTGTTGCCATTTAATAATGTGATAGATTGGAAACGAGCCGCCGTTTTCATCATGGAAAATTATTTGCATACTCTCATGGACGTCTTGGGGAAAATTTCCCCGAAACGTGTACGTCAGATGCGGGAGACCGTTCGATTCCTGTACAATTCGTATTTCTCCAGTGTCGATAAAATTACTATTACGACCCTGGATATTATCCAAGATCGGGTTTATCCACACTGGAGCAGGATCTATGACGACTGGAATCTGCGACCCGAAGAGAAAAATACCAATCCGCTTTTCCTTCCGTTGACAGCGCCAAAGTCTCACGGATTTACCGCTGTTATTTTAACATACGACAGGGTCGACAGTCTCTTCACTCTGATCGATAGATTATCGAGAGTTCCTAGTCTTATGAAAGTGATCGTCGTTTGGAATAACCAAAAGAAAAGTCCACCGCCAT TATCATCCTTTCCGCAAATCCAAAAACCAGTAAAAGTTATCAGAACAAGTGCCAATAAGTTATCAAATAGATTTTATCCGTATAACGAGATCGAAACCGAGGCCATCCTCCACATCGACGACGACATCGTGATGTTGACAGCTGACGAAGTCGAGTTCGGCTACGAGGTGTGGAGGGAATTTCCAGACAGAATAGTGG GATTTCCTTCAAGAACCCACAGATGGGACAACGTCACCACCAGTTGGAAGTACGAGTCGGAGTGGACCAACGAGATATCGATGGTGTTGACGGGCGCCGCATTCTTGCACAAGTACTGGAGTTTCCTGTACACGACGGCGATGCCAGCAAACGTCAGAGATTGGGTGGACGAGCACATGAACTGCGAAGACATCGCCATGAATTTTCTAGTTGCTAACACCACAAACAAACCTCCAATCAAG GTGACCCCAAGGAAGAAGTTCAAGTGTCCCGAGTGTGTGAACAACGAGATGTTGTCGGCGGATTTGGGGCACATGATCGAAAGGTCCCAGTGCGTGGACAGATTTGCCAAAGCATTCGGCCGGATGCCCCTGAAGTCTGTCGAGTTTCGAGCAGATCCCGTACTCTTCAAAGATCCATTCCCAGAAAAACTGAAACGCTTTAACGATATTGGCAGCTTGTAG
- the LOC138134410 gene encoding zinc finger C4H2 domain-containing protein isoform X2 — MTSATDERSVYAKLEAVKEIRAKTIQLEKIKNRLVLEIESQDQEEKCLSEYKQEMELLLQEKMSHVEELRQIHADINAMEGVIKQSDESRTRSLNYAVRLHEEYVPLKNEIDRLRRDCLGLDRLPELHEEEGSAITPERFSQLYNSNKSQSQSYNKSSEWTRPIAPNESSTSSLAPPLPPTFLPPPNPLRLVTSKPEPGRPGSLAPSPHTGPTPTFRQQPPPMKSCLSCHQQIHRNAPICPLCKAKSRSRNPKKPKKKDH; from the exons aTGACTTCCGCAACCGACGAAAGATCGGTTTATGCCAAATTGGAAGCAGTCAAGGAAATTCG AGCTAAAACAAttcaattggaaaaaataaaaaatcgcttAGTGCTCGAAATAGAGTCACAAGATCAGGAAGAAAAATGTCTTTCTGAGTATAAACAAGAAATGGAGCTGCTTTTGCAGGAAAAAATGTCACATGTAGAGGAATTGAGACAAATCCATGCAGACATCAATGCT ATGGAGGGAGTGATTAAACAGTCAGATGAGAGCAGAACACGGTCATTGAATTATGCAGTTCGCTTACATGAGGAGTATGTGCCTCTCAAGAATGAAATAGACAGATTAAGAAGAGATTGTTTAGGTCTTGACCGCCTTCCAGAACTTCATGAGGAAGAAGGATCTGCTATTACACCAGA GAGATTTTCTCAGTTGTATAATTCAAACAAGTCACAGTCACAAAGCTACAACAAATCAAGTGAGTGGACTAGACCAATAGCGCCAAATGAAAGCTCAACAAGCTCACTAGCTCCACCTCTACCACCAACATTTTTGCCACCCCCAAATCCTCTAAGACTGGTGACTAGCAAACCAGAACCTGGGCGCCCTGGAAGCTTAGCACCTTCACCACACACAGGACCCACTCCTACATTCAG gCAACAGCCGCCGCCTATGAAATCGTGTTTGAGTTGCCATCAACAAATTCACAGAAACGCACCAATTTGTCCGTTATGTAAGGCAAAGTCTAGGTCTAGGAATCCAAAAAAGCCGAAAAAGAAAGACCATTGA
- the LOC138134410 gene encoding zinc finger C4H2 domain-containing protein isoform X1, translating into MTSATDERSVYAKLEAVKEIRAKTIQLEKIKNRLVLEIESQDQEEKCLSEYKQEMELLLQEKMSHVEELRQIHADINAMEGVIKQSDESRTRSLNYAVRLHEEYVPLKNEIDRLRRDCLGLDRLPELHEEEGSAITPERFSQLYNSNKSQSQSYNKSSEWTRPIAPNESSTSSLAPPLPPTFLPPPNPLRLVTSKPEPGRPGSLAPSPHTGPTPTFRSDINLRQQPPPMKSCLSCHQQIHRNAPICPLCKAKSRSRNPKKPKKKDH; encoded by the exons aTGACTTCCGCAACCGACGAAAGATCGGTTTATGCCAAATTGGAAGCAGTCAAGGAAATTCG AGCTAAAACAAttcaattggaaaaaataaaaaatcgcttAGTGCTCGAAATAGAGTCACAAGATCAGGAAGAAAAATGTCTTTCTGAGTATAAACAAGAAATGGAGCTGCTTTTGCAGGAAAAAATGTCACATGTAGAGGAATTGAGACAAATCCATGCAGACATCAATGCT ATGGAGGGAGTGATTAAACAGTCAGATGAGAGCAGAACACGGTCATTGAATTATGCAGTTCGCTTACATGAGGAGTATGTGCCTCTCAAGAATGAAATAGACAGATTAAGAAGAGATTGTTTAGGTCTTGACCGCCTTCCAGAACTTCATGAGGAAGAAGGATCTGCTATTACACCAGA GAGATTTTCTCAGTTGTATAATTCAAACAAGTCACAGTCACAAAGCTACAACAAATCAAGTGAGTGGACTAGACCAATAGCGCCAAATGAAAGCTCAACAAGCTCACTAGCTCCACCTCTACCACCAACATTTTTGCCACCCCCAAATCCTCTAAGACTGGTGACTAGCAAACCAGAACCTGGGCGCCCTGGAAGCTTAGCACCTTCACCACACACAGGACCCACTCCTACATTCAGGTCCGACATTAATCTGAG gCAACAGCCGCCGCCTATGAAATCGTGTTTGAGTTGCCATCAACAAATTCACAGAAACGCACCAATTTGTCCGTTATGTAAGGCAAAGTCTAGGTCTAGGAATCCAAAAAAGCCGAAAAAGAAAGACCATTGA